The Methanosphaera sp. BMS genome contains a region encoding:
- a CDS encoding DUF2116 family Zn-ribbon domain-containing protein, with the protein MVVEAHRHCAICGKPIPLSESFCSDQCQEAFQLKQKQVAKQRKILLALVAIFVIIYFAFMFLK; encoded by the coding sequence ATGGTAGTAGAAGCTCACAGACACTGTGCTATATGTGGTAAACCGATACCATTATCTGAATCATTCTGTTCTGACCAATGTCAGGAAGCATTCCAGCTAAAACAGAAACAAGTAGCTAAACAGAGAAAAATATTACTCGCACTCGTAGCTATATTCGTGATTATCTACTTTGCATTCATGTTCCTTAAATAG
- the pyrH gene encoding UMP kinase yields the protein MRIVIAIGGSILLKEYDSKKFEAYAEIIKQLNDDHEIFIVVGGGRPARDYIGVVRDMGVSESICDEIGIQVTRVNARLLQLALKNESYPAIPENFQEALEYACSGKIVIMGGTEPAHSTDAVSCILAEYVDADLVINATSVDGLYDKDPNKFDDAKMFSQVTPDKLLEIVSTNDNKAGTYEFIDKTAIGIIKRSNIKTVIVNGNNPENVKKAITEPIGTLIVNE from the coding sequence ATGCGAATTGTAATAGCAATAGGCGGATCAATATTACTCAAGGAATATGATAGTAAAAAGTTTGAAGCATATGCAGAAATAATAAAACAATTGAATGACGATCATGAAATATTCATAGTTGTTGGTGGAGGACGACCGGCACGGGACTACATTGGTGTTGTAAGAGATATGGGCGTATCCGAATCCATATGTGATGAGATAGGTATACAAGTTACACGTGTCAATGCCAGATTATTGCAATTAGCTCTTAAAAACGAGTCCTACCCGGCAATTCCCGAAAACTTCCAAGAAGCATTGGAATATGCTTGCAGTGGAAAAATTGTAATCATGGGTGGAACGGAACCGGCTCACAGTACCGATGCGGTAAGTTGTATACTTGCAGAGTACGTTGACGCCGATTTGGTGATAAATGCAACCAGCGTTGATGGATTATACGATAAGGATCCAAACAAGTTTGATGATGCCAAAATGTTTAGTCAGGTAACACCGGACAAGCTTTTGGAAATAGTATCCACCAATGACAACAAGGCAGGAACCTATGAATTTATTGATAAAACGGCAATTGGAATTATCAAAAGATCTAACATAAAAACGGTTATAGTGAATGGTAACAACCCTGAAAACGTTAAAAAAGCTATAACAGAACCAATTGGAACTCTAATTGTTAATGAATAA
- the rpsJ gene encoding 30S ribosomal protein S10, translating to MNKARIKLTGTDPEKIADVCDQLKKIAERTGVDLSGPIPLPTKKLVVPTRKSPDGEGKASWEKWELRIHKRLVGIEADERAMRQVMKVNVPDNVSIEIELKA from the coding sequence ATGAACAAAGCTAGAATTAAACTAACAGGAACCGACCCAGAAAAAATAGCTGACGTATGTGATCAGCTTAAAAAAATTGCTGAAAGAACTGGTGTCGACTTATCCGGACCTATCCCACTTCCTACTAAAAAATTAGTAGTTCCAACAAGGAAAAGTCCTGATGGTGAAGGTAAAGCATCATGGGAAAAATGGGAGTTAAGAATTCATAAACGTCTTGTAGGAATTGAAGCTGATGAAAGAGCTATGAGACAGGTTATGAAAGTTAATGTTCCAGATAATGTAAGTATTGAAATAGAACTTAAAGCATAA
- a CDS encoding transcription initiation factor IIB, whose translation MKEDVAEMEKKETKCPECGSTRLINDHERGEVVCGTCGLVIDDNLVDMGPEWRAFDHEQRDKRTRVGAPITYTIHDKGLSTMIDWRNKDIYGRDIPARNRAQWYRLRKWQRKIRISGATERNLAFALSELDRDSSRLGLPRSVRESASVVYRNAVENKLIRGRSIEGVVAASLYAACRRCQVPRTLDEIAEVSRVSKKEVGRTYRFLTRELHIRLPPTSPIDYVPRFASELNLSGVVQSKAIEIINEAMQNGLTSGRGPTGVAAAALYIASVILGERKTQRDVADIAGVTEVTIRNRYKELTEQLEMGVAL comes from the coding sequence ATGAAAGAAGACGTTGCAGAGATGGAGAAAAAAGAGACCAAATGTCCTGAATGTGGATCTACACGTTTGATAAATGATCATGAACGTGGAGAAGTTGTATGTGGTACATGTGGACTTGTAATTGATGACAACCTTGTTGATATGGGTCCTGAATGGAGGGCATTTGACCATGAACAGAGGGACAAACGTACAAGAGTAGGTGCTCCAATCACATATACCATACACGATAAAGGATTGTCTACCATGATTGACTGGCGTAACAAGGATATCTATGGAAGAGACATCCCTGCAAGAAACAGGGCACAGTGGTACAGGCTTAGAAAATGGCAGCGTAAAATAAGAATAAGCGGGGCTACTGAAAGAAACCTTGCATTCGCACTTAGTGAACTTGACCGTGACTCATCCAGACTGGGTCTTCCAAGATCTGTACGTGAGTCAGCTTCTGTCGTGTACAGAAATGCCGTGGAAAACAAGCTTATCAGGGGAAGAAGTATAGAAGGAGTAGTTGCTGCTTCTTTATATGCCGCTTGCAGAAGATGTCAAGTGCCAAGGACACTTGATGAAATAGCAGAAGTTTCACGTGTAAGCAAAAAAGAGGTAGGTAGAACTTACAGATTCCTTACTAGAGAATTACACATAAGGCTTCCACCTACCAGCCCTATTGATTATGTTCCAAGATTTGCAAGTGAACTTAACTTATCAGGTGTAGTTCAATCCAAGGCAATTGAAATAATCAATGAGGCCATGCAGAATGGTTTAACCAGTGGTCGTGGTCCGACAGGTGTAGCGGCTGCGGCATTGTACATTGCCAGTGTAATACTGGGTGAAAGAAAAACACAACGTGACGTTGCAGACATCGCGGGTGTTACAGAAGTGACCATTAGAAACAGGTATAAGGAACTAACCGAACAATTGGAAATGGGTGTGGCATTATAA
- the prf1 gene encoding peptide chain release factor aRF-1, protein MSEVSSKEMYEVKKTLKELEDKKGRGTELVSVYIPHDKQVSDVRKQMVDEIGQSSNIKSKQTRKNVQSAIEVIIQRLKLFPQPPEKGLVMFVGMIPKGGPGTEKMETYVFEPPEPVQTYIYHCDSQFFLDPLKQIIEYKEVYGVLVLDRKEATIATLRGKRIDIVKTLTSGVPGKHKAGGQSQRRFDRVIEDEAHKFLKRIGQHSNDTFLPIDDELKGVLIGGPGHTKNDFEEGDYLDYRIKDKIINIVDTSYTGDFGIREVIDESTDALEEMDIMREKKLMKKFLSGLISENGLSTYGEKQVRQNLQMGAVETLLLSENLKTNRQTYQCPSCGTIEVITTRQHQEAPDKQCPNCNDKMNITKTQETTEEFIELAEEVATQVEIISIETEEGTQLDRAFGGIAGILRYKV, encoded by the coding sequence ATGAGTGAAGTATCATCAAAGGAAATGTATGAAGTTAAAAAGACATTGAAAGAATTAGAGGATAAAAAAGGAAGAGGAACCGAACTTGTGAGTGTATACATACCACACGACAAACAGGTAAGTGACGTTAGAAAACAGATGGTTGATGAAATCGGACAAAGTTCCAACATCAAGAGTAAACAGACTAGAAAAAATGTGCAATCCGCGATTGAGGTAATCATCCAAAGACTTAAATTGTTCCCACAGCCACCCGAAAAAGGACTGGTAATGTTTGTAGGAATGATACCTAAGGGAGGACCAGGTACCGAAAAGATGGAGACATACGTGTTTGAACCGCCGGAACCTGTACAGACATACATCTACCACTGTGACAGCCAATTCTTCCTGGATCCTTTAAAACAGATAATAGAATACAAGGAAGTATACGGCGTACTGGTACTTGACAGGAAGGAGGCAACGATAGCAACCCTAAGAGGAAAAAGAATAGACATCGTGAAAACCTTAACCAGTGGTGTACCAGGCAAACATAAAGCCGGAGGACAATCACAAAGAAGGTTTGACCGTGTAATTGAAGATGAGGCACATAAATTCCTAAAACGTATAGGACAACATTCCAACGACACGTTCCTGCCTATTGATGATGAACTCAAAGGTGTACTTATTGGAGGACCGGGTCATACAAAAAATGACTTTGAAGAGGGAGATTACCTGGACTACAGGATAAAGGATAAAATCATCAACATCGTAGACACATCATATACTGGAGACTTTGGAATAAGGGAGGTAATTGATGAATCCACAGATGCACTTGAAGAAATGGACATCATGCGAGAAAAGAAACTGATGAAGAAATTCCTTTCAGGACTCATATCCGAAAATGGTCTTTCCACATATGGTGAAAAACAGGTTAGACAAAACCTGCAGATGGGAGCGGTAGAAACACTTCTGTTATCAGAAAACCTTAAGACAAACAGGCAAACATACCAATGCCCTTCATGCGGTACGATAGAAGTCATAACGACAAGACAACATCAGGAAGCACCGGACAAACAATGTCCTAACTGTAATGACAAGATGAACATTACAAAAACACAGGAAACCACAGAGGAATTCATCGAACTTGCAGAGGAAGTAGCTACACAAGTGGAAATCATATCCATCGAGACAGAAGAAGGAACTCAACTTGACCGTGCATTCGGTGGAATAGCAGGAATCCTCAGATACAAGGTATAA